A genomic stretch from Halichoerus grypus chromosome 7, mHalGry1.hap1.1, whole genome shotgun sequence includes:
- the RGS2 gene encoding regulator of G-protein signaling 2 translates to MQSAMFLAVQHDCGSMDKSSGNSPKSEEKREKMKRTLLKDWKTRLSYFLQNSSSPGKPKNGKKSKQQTFIKPSPEEAQLWSEAFDELLASKYGLAAFRAFLKSEFCEENIEFWLACEDFKKTKSPQKLSSKARKIYTDFIEKEAPKEINIDFQTKTLIAQNIQEVTSGCFTTAQKRVYSLMENNSYPRFLESEFYQDLCKKPQIATEPHAT, encoded by the exons ATGCAAAGTGCCATGTTCCTGGCTGTCCAGCACGACTGCGGATCCATGGACAAGAGCTCCGGCAACAGCCCCAAGAGCGAGGAGAAGCGGGAAAAAATGAAGCGGACCCT attaaaagatTGGAAGACCCGTTTGAGCTACTTCTTGCAAAATTCATCCTCTCCTGGGAAGCCCAAAAATGGCAAGAAAAGCAAACAGCAAACCTTCATCAA GCCTTCTCCTGAGGAAGCACAACTGTGGTCAGAAGCATTTGATGAGCTGCTAGCCAGTAAAT ATGGTCTTGCTGCATTCAGggcttttttaaaatctgagtttTGTGAAGAAAATATTGAATTCTGGCTGGCCTGTGAAGACTTCAAAAAAACCAAGTCACCCCAAAAACTGTCCTCCAAAGCAAGGAAAATATATACTGATTTCATAGAAAAAGAAGCTCCAAAAGAG ataaacataGACTTTCAAACCAAAACTCTGATTGCCCAAAATATACAAGAAGTTACAAGTGGCTGTTTTACAACTGCCCAGAAGAGGGTCTACAGCTTGATGGAGAACAACTCTTATCCGCGTTTCTTGGAGTCAGAATTCTACCAGGACTTGTGTAAAAAGCCACAGATCGCCACAGAGCCCCATGCCACATGA